The Cottoperca gobio chromosome 5, fCotGob3.1, whole genome shotgun sequence region CAGAGGGAAGGCAACAAGAAGCTGCTTTTGGTCTTAAGCAAAATAGGTAAATGGACATTAGACTCTGCCATGTTAATttagtcaaacacacactgatgagcAGGTTTGTGGTCTGTTGtgaatttgaatgaaaaatgGCTCATCGGGACTCAATATTCTGTGTTGTAGATCTGGTACCAAAAGAAAATGTCGAGAGGTGGATACAGTGCTTACAGCTGGAGTTTCCAGTTGTGGCGTTCAAAGCATCAACACAGATCAAGGACAAAACAGTGGTAGGAGGTGCATTTCACACATCAGTGAATTCAAATTGATTGCAAAGCAAATGTGTGAGGGGTCAATTAACATGAATCAGGAAGTGAAGTGTTTCACTCTTCTCCTACAGTTTGGATTGGTTTAAGAACAAACTGCTGataattttgtgttttatacattGTTGTAATGTGGAGGACTGAGAAGGTTAAGCAGCTTCCAGTGCTGTTATAACTGGTTATAGCCTCCAAAAGTAACTCACAAACCACTCTATTAAGTGGCTCTGTTCTTGTTCAGAGCTGatgtgcagtgtgtttgtgaacaacacaaatgagttttaaaaactatttctaATATGTGTATTCTGTGTTATTCACAGTGAAAGCTTCAGCTACCTAATAAAAGGTTTTCCGACGGTACTTGAAAGTAATTTTACTTGGTTGTCTTCATCAGCGAGCCAGGAAGAGCAGGATAGTCGCCTCTAATGAAGTCCTGGACAAATCCCGAGCAGCAGCCTGCTTTGGAAACAGTTCTCTGACTGAGTTCCTGGCAAGTTATGCTGCTAAAACACAGAATGAGGCTTCACTCAAAGTGGGAGTAGTTGGTAAGCTCAGTAAAATGCGTTACTGTCTTGTGCAGCTCTGTAGAGATGTACTGAATTCATTATAGCTGTGTTAATTTCTTTGAATTTTCTCATGATGCATAATCTGAATTCTCATTTTTGATGCAATCTCCCTTTTTACACTCAGGTTTTCCCAATGTGGGGAAAAGCAGTCTTATCAACAGTCTGAAAGGGATCCTTGCATGCAATGCCGGCATCAAGAGAGGCATCACAAAGTGAGTGACGAATAAGCATAAAACGCTGTGTTTTAACAGAACAAAAAATGGGAAGAGTAATGTGCATTAGTGGGATTATGTCCAAATTGTAGAAAGTTGTAATTAACGTAACATATTTCTTAGGCCCCCCCTCCCTGTATCTTATCCCAATATTGAAATGTTACTTGTTCCCACCCCATCAGATCCATGCAGGAGGTGCACATCTCGAAGAATGTGAAGCTAATGGACAGCCCAGGAGTCATGGCGTCCCCGTCCAACCCGCCAGCCTCCATGGCTTTGAGAagcctgcaggtggaggagggcCGGGACAGCGTGCTAGAGGCAGTCAGGACTCTGCTCAAACAGTGTGACCATAGCCAGGTAGGAGGAGTTACCATCACAGAAGAGATTTGTTAGATGGATTCTGGTGTTATTGTAAATTTGAGTGATCTTTAATAATTTCAGGTCATGTGTTCTCATGGTTTCAGATCATGCTTCAGTATAATGTCCCTGACTTCAGAAACTCCCTGGAGTTTGTAACCTTGTTCGCTAAAAAGCGTGGATATCTTCAGAAGGGTGGAGTCCCTAACGCAGAGCAGGCAGCCGCAGCTTTCCTTGCTGACTGGACAGGGTGAGTGTTTGTATTCGTTAGGATTGGGAAGGGTGAGGCAGCATTAGTGTGGAAATGAGGACAAAACGCAAACGTCTGAATTTTATGAAGACTTCTAATCCAACTCTGATCCCAACACTGTGCCAGGATAATGGCAAATATGTATGTCTATTAAGTATGTCTTACTTGAATCTCACAGAAGTCTCTCTGGTTTGTCTTCTCAGTGCTAAGATAAGCTACCACTGTAAGGCTCCAGAGAACCACGGCCTCCCTGCCTACATGTCGGACGCTGTTGTCGCTGAGATGCAGAATGGCTGGGATCTAAACTA contains the following coding sequences:
- the gnl3 gene encoding guanine nucleotide-binding protein-like 3 isoform X1 — its product is MWIVIQPEKQPAPDKTSKQYLCSELNKVIDASDVVIEVLDARDPLGYRCPQLEEAVLQREGNKKLLLVLSKIDLVPKENVERWIQCLQLEFPVVAFKASTQIKDKTVRARKSRIVASNEVLDKSRAAACFGNSSLTEFLASYAAKTQNEASLKVGVVGFPNVGKSSLINSLKGILACNAGIKRGITKSMQEVHISKNVKLMDSPGVMASPSNPPASMALRSLQVEEGRDSVLEAVRTLLKQCDHSQIMLQYNVPDFRNSLEFVTLFAKKRGYLQKGGVPNAEQAAAAFLADWTGAKISYHCKAPENHGLPAYMSDAVVAEMQNGWDLNYLKRGNEETLNGVKFPSRASSIGFISKGPTAGLLSIIAEDKPDAAVSEREVEQNNEPEKIANGEEANEKEEPEKPQNPPPKSRVTFQSVPIDISLSATTQDAYDFNTDFK
- the gnl3 gene encoding guanine nucleotide-binding protein-like 3 isoform X2, coding for MKRPLLKKASKRVSCSKRYKIQKKVRDHTRKLRKELKKKGVSKRVKKDPGVPNSAPFKEEVLREAEQRRLQIEEQKEKKKQVKKVERAKKRKREKETGSKQTEPKAKKAPQPEKQPAPDKTSKQYLCSELNKVIDASDVVIEVLDARDPLGYRCPQLEEAVLQREGNKKLLLVLSKIDLVPKENVERWIQCLQLEFPVVAFKASTQIKDKTVRARKSRIVASNEVLDKSRAAACFGNSSLTEFLASYAAKTQNEASLKVGVVGFPNVGKSSLINSLKGILACNAGIKRGITKSMQEVHISKNVKLMDSPGVMASPSNPPASMALRSLQVEEGRDSVLEAVRTLLKQCDHSQIMLQYNVPDFRNSLEFVTLFAKKRGYLQKGGVPNAEQAAAAFLADWTGAKISYHCKAPENHGLPAYMSDAVVAEMQNGWDLNYLKRGNEETLNGVKFPSRASSIGFISKGPTAGLLSIIAEDKPDAAVSEREVEQNNEPEKIANGEEANEKEEPEKPQNPPPKSRVTFQSVPIDISLSATTQDAYDFNTDFK